In a single window of the Zea mays cultivar B73 chromosome 5, Zm-B73-REFERENCE-NAM-5.0, whole genome shotgun sequence genome:
- the LOC100281470 gene encoding U-box domain-containing protein 21, translating to MQHNSSAAQQTEVRGTSSILARGAGMVTPAVSRYRLRPRLVRVAVSEIPLATRRTRQQPVAATEPAIPSNFLCPISLEMMKDPVTALTGITYDRDSVEGWLQRGHSTCPVTARPLRAEDLIPNHATRRMIQDWCVANRALGVERVPTPRVPLSAADAAELLAAVSAAARRGDAMVCRQLAAKARALGKESDRNRRCLAAGGAARALSSAFLRLVDQPASFGGALGEILATLVVFFPLDEECRSHIASPASLDAIVSILSHDGEATSKSSAAVVLREIASSSDSDPECLDALSETNGVHDALIKLLQKPVSAQATKAALVTAYYLVRGSDLAARRLVDLGMVELLVEMLVDADKGTTEKALAVLDSLLLTEEGRGKACAHALAVPVLVKKMQHVSEMATEFAVSALWRLCKSFSGEGPCKAEALQLGAFQKLLLLLQVGCMGVTKERASELLRLLNGSRDGVECIETVDFKGLKRPFS from the coding sequence ATGCAGCACAACAGTTCAGCCGCACAACAAACCGAGGTCCGAGGGACATCGTCAATATTAGCGCGCGGCGCGGGGATGGTTACGCCGGCGGTGTCCCGCTACCGGCTTCGCCCGCGGTTGGTGCGTGTGGCGGTGTCAGAGATCCCGCTCGCCACGAGGCGGACGAGGCAGCAGCCCGTGGCCGCGACGGAGCCGGCGATTCCGAGCAACTTCCTGTGCCCGATCTCGCTGGAGATGATGAAGGACCCCGTGACGGCGCTGACGGGAATCACGTACGACCGGGACAGCGTGGAGGGGTGGCTGCAGCGCGGCCACTCCACGTGCCCCGTCACCGCGCGCCCGCTGCGCGCGGAGGACCTGATCCCAAACCACGCCACGCGGCGGATGATCCAGGACTGGTGCGTCGCCAACCGCGCCCTCGGGGTGGAGCGCGTGCCGACGCCCCGCGTCCCGCTCTCCGCCGCCGACGCGGCCGAGCTCCTGGCGGCGGTGTCCGCCGCCGCGCGGCGAGGGGACGCGATGGTGTGCCGCCAGCTGGCGGCCAAGGCCAGGGCGCTAGGGAAGGAGAGCGACCGCAACCGCCGGTGCCTCGCGGCGGGGGGAGCCGCCCGCGCGCTCTCCTCGGcgttccttcggctcgttgaccagCCGGCGTCGTTCGGCGGCGCGCTGGGCGAGATCCTGGCCACGCTGGTCGTGTTCTTCCCGCTCGACGAGGAGTGCAGGAGCCACATTGCCTCCCCGGCGTCGCTGGACGCCATCGTCTCGATCCTGTCCCACGACGGCGAGGCGACCTCGAAGTCCAGCGCCGCCGTCGTGCTCCGCGAGATCgcgtcgtcgtccgactccgaccccGAGTGCCTCGACGCCCTGTCCGAGACCAACGGAGTACACGACGCGCTCATCAAGCTCCTGCAGAAGCCCGTGTCGGCGCAGGCCACCAAGGCCGCGCTGGTCACCGCCTACTACCTCGTCAGGGGCAGCGACCTAGCGGCCAGGCGCCTGGTCGACCTCGGCATGGTCGAGCTCCTGGTCGAGATGCTAGTCGACGCCGACAAGGGCACGACGGAGAAGGCGCTCGCGGTGCTCGACAGCCTGTTGCTCACGGAGGAAGGGCGCGGGAAGGCGTGCGCGCACGCGTTGGCCGTGCCGGTGCTGGTCAAGAAGATGCAGCACGTGTCCGAGATGGCAACCGAGTTCGCCGTGTCGGCGCTGTGGCGGCTGTGCAAGAGCTTCTCGGGCGAGGGTCCGTGCAAGGCCGAGGCGCTGCAGCTGGGCGCGTTCCAAAAGCTCCTCCTCCTGCTGCAGGTCGGCTGCATGGGCGTGACCAAGGAGAGGGCCAGCGAGCTGCTCAGGCTCCTGAATGGGTCGAGAGACGGCGTTGAGTGCATTGAGACGGTAGATTTCAAGGGGCTCAAGAGACCCTTCTCATGA